Proteins encoded together in one Anaerococcus murdochii window:
- a CDS encoding L,D-transpeptidase family protein, whose translation MARDQIEEDVITEANNKKKSRALTLFILVIIALYLIVTVIFTFIALPNTKVNGRDISYASKDEALRKPAEPFTITVVGRDERKATIDLREIDYSASIPKSASIDQNPFKWPLAFAKIANDDFTFDYNVKYDEAKLDKNLKGQALLTNVKEPENARLKYENGAFKIFPEVMGNKVDFGKLSAKIKDAIYNHKDEIVLDDNDYINPTVKNNSKELAALLEDGKTIEGMKIGFNFNGFDFKLEGEKLIDMFDTDKGSFELNYDKLTSYVKEIADQTDTYGTNRTFNATGIGKITVNPGVYGFILDVPGTVDAVYELVNERKSGNIEPVYERTGFRREADGSDIGNTYVEVDLSRQYMWFYLDGEVVLETNIVSGMPNTTKWATNVGVGSILSKAANQTLRGDGFDGSRYETPVKYWMPIGWDGEGFHDAPWRGAFGGGIYFSNGSHGCLNMPPAMAGRLFELAPHGTPVVVYESSTNYSPAMSY comes from the coding sequence TTGGCAAGAGACCAGATTGAGGAGGACGTCATAACAGAAGCAAACAACAAAAAGAAATCTAGGGCCCTAACCCTATTTATTCTTGTAATAATAGCACTTTATTTAATAGTTACAGTAATATTTACTTTTATAGCCCTACCAAATACCAAGGTAAACGGCAGGGATATTTCCTATGCCTCAAAAGATGAGGCTCTTAGAAAACCTGCTGAACCTTTTACAATCACTGTAGTAGGCAGGGATGAAAGAAAGGCAACAATTGACCTAAGGGAAATTGACTATAGTGCGAGTATTCCAAAATCTGCATCTATAGACCAAAATCCATTTAAATGGCCGCTTGCCTTTGCAAAAATAGCAAACGACGATTTTACATTTGATTATAATGTTAAATACGATGAAGCAAAGCTTGATAAAAACCTAAAAGGGCAGGCCTTATTGACCAATGTGAAAGAACCAGAAAATGCTAGGCTTAAGTACGAAAATGGAGCCTTTAAAATTTTTCCAGAAGTGATGGGAAATAAGGTTGACTTTGGAAAACTCTCAGCAAAAATTAAGGATGCAATCTATAACCACAAAGATGAAATTGTCCTTGATGACAATGATTATATAAATCCAACAGTTAAGAACAATTCCAAGGAACTTGCAGCCCTTCTTGAGGATGGCAAAACCATAGAAGGGATGAAAATAGGTTTTAACTTCAATGGTTTTGACTTTAAACTTGAAGGCGAAAAGCTAATTGATATGTTTGATACAGATAAGGGAAGTTTTGAGCTTAATTACGACAAGTTAACTTCCTATGTCAAAGAAATTGCAGATCAAACTGATACCTACGGAACAAATAGGACTTTTAATGCCACAGGCATTGGCAAAATCACTGTAAACCCAGGAGTTTACGGCTTTATACTTGATGTGCCAGGAACAGTTGATGCTGTATATGAATTAGTTAATGAAAGAAAATCTGGAAATATAGAGCCAGTTTACGAGAGAACTGGATTTAGGAGAGAAGCTGACGGATCTGATATAGGAAACACCTATGTAGAAGTGGACCTTTCCCGTCAATATATGTGGTTTTATTTGGATGGAGAAGTTGTTCTTGAAACTAATATTGTATCAGGTATGCCAAATACTACCAAGTGGGCAACCAATGTTGGAGTTGGTTCAATCCTTTCTAAAGCAGCTAACCAAACCCTAAGGGGAGATGGTTTTGATGGGTCAAGATATGAAACCCCTGTAAAATACTGGATGCCAATAGGTTGGGACGGAGAAGGCTTCCACGATGCACCTTGGAGAGGGGCTTTTGGTGGAGGAATTTAT
- a CDS encoding THUMP domain-containing class I SAM-dependent RNA methyltransferase, with translation MEKILITTSFGLESLVKFQLRDMGYKDYEVSDGLISLKGDLSDLAKLNINLKHADRVYLEVASFKAMEFEELFENVNKIPWQDILNEDSNFTVNARSYKSKLFSLRSIQSISEKALIDKLKNYYKKTFFEKSAERVNIEIMIEKNIVKVCLDTSGDGLHKRGYREGTVKAPLRENLAAALVDLSFYNPDRFLFDGFCGSGTILIEAARIARNIAPGIDRDFDFTSFKFMDPKYFKDAKKEAMERIDYSKKLNILGSDISGRAISLAKQNAINAGVGEDISFITRDFGSVALADDYGVFISNPPYGMRLSDNDLVDIYKKINNKLAGLDTWSLYFITADEKFDRTFKRKISKKRKLYNGGQKVDFYQYFGKRPD, from the coding sequence ATGGAAAAAATACTAATTACCACAAGCTTTGGTCTAGAAAGCCTGGTCAAGTTCCAACTAAGGGATATGGGATATAAAGACTATGAAGTAAGTGATGGATTGATTAGCCTAAAAGGCGATTTATCCGACTTAGCAAAATTAAATATAAACCTAAAACACGCTGATAGGGTCTATTTGGAAGTCGCAAGTTTTAAGGCCATGGAATTTGAAGAGCTTTTTGAAAATGTAAATAAAATTCCTTGGCAGGATATTTTAAATGAAGATAGCAACTTTACTGTAAATGCCAGATCTTATAAGTCAAAATTATTTTCACTAAGGTCGATTCAGTCCATAAGCGAAAAGGCTCTTATAGATAAGTTGAAAAATTACTATAAAAAAACTTTTTTTGAAAAATCAGCTGAGAGAGTTAATATCGAAATAATGATAGAGAAAAATATTGTCAAGGTCTGTTTAGACACATCTGGGGATGGCCTTCACAAAAGAGGCTACAGGGAAGGAACTGTCAAAGCTCCTCTTAGAGAAAACTTGGCAGCAGCTCTTGTTGACCTTTCTTTTTATAATCCAGACAGGTTTTTATTTGACGGATTTTGCGGGTCTGGGACAATTCTCATAGAAGCTGCAAGAATCGCTCGTAATATTGCACCTGGCATCGATAGGGACTTTGATTTTACAAGCTTTAAATTTATGGATCCCAAATATTTTAAGGATGCCAAAAAAGAAGCAATGGAGAGAATCGACTATTCCAAAAAGTTAAATATCCTAGGTTCAGATATATCAGGCAGGGCCATTTCGCTAGCCAAGCAAAACGCTATAAATGCGGGAGTTGGGGAAGATATTTCTTTCATAACCAGAGATTTTGGCTCAGTTGCCCTTGCTGATGACTATGGGGTTTTTATTTCAAACCCACCCTATGGAATGAGGCTATCAGACAATGATCTAGTTGATATTTATAAAAAAATCAACAATAAATTGGCAGGCCTTGATACCTGGTCACTTTATTTTATAACAGCTGACGAGAAATTTGATAGGACCTTTAAGAGAAAAATATCTAAGAAAAGAAAATTATACAATGGTGGCCAAAAGGTAGATTTTTACCAATATTTTGGCAAGAGACCAGATTGA
- a CDS encoding alpha/beta hydrolase family protein: MKYFYEQIKKEDDIVMRGVINTPDDFDENKKYPSVIIFHGFGGDRNGSVNFRINHAKYLTERGYVVFRFDFSGSGESDGSFYDMTVSREEKELEMIHDFAKMKYYVDKDRLYWIGHSLGGVLASLMAYKLKPRAMALLAPASDMNNKDYLKVMAKTVFEGEVSGKTKIESNMPYESLISKVKEADIGGVKIHINFLIDFIVKDIYGSASKYEGNVLIIRGTDDTLVFRDSNEKLRDSYKNARYFEIEGADHSFTNEDQRKILYEMSYKFFEEN, from the coding sequence ATGAAATACTTTTATGAACAGATAAAAAAAGAAGATGACATAGTTATGAGGGGTGTGATAAACACCCCAGATGACTTTGACGAAAATAAAAAATATCCAAGTGTAATAATTTTTCACGGTTTTGGTGGAGATAGGAATGGTAGTGTAAATTTCAGGATAAACCACGCCAAATACCTCACAGAAAGGGGCTATGTGGTCTTTAGGTTTGATTTTTCAGGTTCTGGTGAATCAGACGGGTCTTTTTATGACATGACTGTAAGTCGTGAAGAAAAAGAACTTGAAATGATCCATGACTTTGCTAAGATGAAATATTATGTAGATAAGGATAGGCTTTATTGGATTGGTCACTCTTTAGGCGGAGTTCTAGCAAGCCTTATGGCATACAAATTAAAACCAAGAGCCATGGCACTTTTAGCCCCTGCTAGCGATATGAATAACAAAGATTATTTGAAGGTCATGGCTAAAACTGTTTTTGAAGGAGAAGTTTCAGGCAAAACCAAGATAGAAAGCAACATGCCCTATGAAAGCTTAATTTCAAAAGTTAAAGAAGCGGATATAGGGGGAGTTAAAATTCATATAAATTTCCTAATAGATTTTATTGTAAAAGATATATATGGGTCAGCAAGCAAATATGAAGGAAATGTTTTAATCATAAGGGGTACAGATGATACTTTAGTATTTAGGGACTCTAATGAAAAACTAAGAGATTCCTATAAAAATGCCAGATATTTTGAAATTGAAGGGGCTGATCACTCCTTTACTAACGAAGATCAGAGGAAAATTCTTTACGAAATGTCCTATAAATTTTTTGAAGAAAATTAA
- a CDS encoding NAD(P)/FAD-dependent oxidoreductase produces MKNYDIIVVGAGASGAFLAYELTKLETKKKVLVIDGGRKVQNRTCPITEGKVDHCIGCKPCNIMYGFGGAGTLSDGKYNITTNFGGDLHRYVGEKKAMELMEYVDSVLMSFDGGDDLELYSTDKNDLKTKCLRHDLHLLDAKVRHFGTDRNKIILQKIYDYVKDTVDFEFSTMVEDVDYENGKYIVKTNKGEEFSADDLVLAAGRSGSKWIGDVCDKFGIESKRNRVDIGLRIEVPAEVFKHITDDVYEAKIMYQTKQYNDIVRTFCMNPYGHVVTENTNGILTVNGHSFTDPKLQSQNTNFALLVTNRFTEPFKDSNEYGESIAKLSNMLGGGVLMQRFGDLVKGRRSSERRMEKSFTKPTMNATPGDLSLVMPKRQLDDIIEMIYQLDKIAPGMANDDTLLYGIEVKFYNSEIEVDEKFESKQKGLYCVGDGSGATHSLSQASACGIEVARVLA; encoded by the coding sequence ATGAAAAACTATGACATTATTGTAGTAGGAGCAGGGGCCTCTGGAGCTTTTCTTGCTTATGAGCTTACAAAATTAGAAACTAAGAAAAAGGTCCTTGTAATTGATGGAGGCCGTAAGGTTCAAAACAGGACTTGCCCTATCACAGAAGGCAAGGTTGACCATTGTATAGGATGTAAACCATGTAATATAATGTACGGATTTGGTGGTGCAGGTACCCTATCTGATGGTAAATACAATATCACAACTAATTTTGGTGGCGATCTTCACCGCTATGTTGGCGAGAAAAAAGCCATGGAACTTATGGAATATGTTGACAGCGTCCTAATGAGTTTTGATGGTGGGGACGATTTGGAATTATATAGCACAGATAAAAATGACCTTAAGACAAAATGTCTTCGTCACGACCTTCATTTATTAGATGCAAAAGTCCGTCATTTTGGTACAGACAGAAACAAGATAATCTTACAAAAAATCTATGATTATGTGAAAGATACAGTAGATTTTGAATTTTCTACTATGGTGGAAGACGTTGATTATGAAAATGGAAAGTACATAGTTAAAACCAATAAGGGCGAGGAATTTTCTGCTGATGATTTAGTTCTTGCGGCAGGAAGGTCTGGATCTAAGTGGATAGGTGATGTTTGCGATAAGTTTGGCATCGAATCTAAGAGAAATAGGGTTGATATTGGGCTTAGGATAGAAGTGCCAGCTGAAGTCTTTAAACACATAACAGATGATGTTTATGAAGCTAAAATAATGTATCAAACCAAGCAATACAACGATATTGTAAGAACATTTTGCATGAATCCTTATGGCCACGTTGTAACAGAAAATACCAATGGAATTTTGACAGTAAATGGCCATTCCTTTACAGATCCAAAACTCCAATCACAAAATACCAACTTTGCTCTTTTGGTTACAAATAGGTTTACAGAGCCATTTAAAGATTCAAATGAATATGGTGAATCAATTGCAAAACTATCTAATATGCTGGGCGGAGGAGTCTTGATGCAAAGATTTGGTGACCTTGTAAAAGGCCGTCGTTCATCAGAAAGAAGGATGGAAAAATCTTTCACCAAGCCAACTATGAATGCAACTCCTGGTGACCTTTCTCTTGTTATGCCAAAAAGGCAGCTTGACGATATAATCGAGATGATCTACCAACTAGACAAGATTGCTCCAGGTATGGCAAATGACGATACACTTTTATACGGAATTGAAGTTAAGTTCTACAATTCAGAAATAGAAGTAGATGAAAAATTCGAATCAAAACAAAAGGGACTTTACTGCGTAGGCGACGGTTCAGGTGCGACTCACTCCTTATCCCAAGCCTCTGCGTGCGGTATTGAAGTTGCGAGGGTACTTGCTTAA
- a CDS encoding AzlC family ABC transporter permease — protein sequence MKKAFKKAFPYTIPVIIGYMFLGITYGIMVSQAGFNPLFAPIMSLIMYAGSMQFVILPLLKSDVSIIAIIILTLSVNIRMMFYGVSLLKEYKNSRSKFLFILTLSDETFALDTSIKPPSDVNKADFFLAIGIINYLVWALASYIGALLGGLISFNTMGMDFVLTALFLVLLVEQYFSTPNHKPLKLGLALSIIALLIFKPNNFMIPALLLIALSLYGLRNRIEEKND from the coding sequence ATGAAAAAAGCATTTAAAAAAGCCTTCCCCTATACTATACCCGTTATAATCGGTTATATGTTTTTGGGAATCACCTATGGCATTATGGTTAGCCAAGCTGGTTTTAATCCACTTTTCGCACCAATAATGTCACTTATCATGTACGCCGGCAGCATGCAATTTGTAATCCTCCCCCTGCTTAAATCTGATGTATCTATTATTGCAATTATTATCTTAACCTTATCGGTTAATATCAGAATGATGTTTTATGGGGTAAGTTTATTAAAAGAGTACAAAAATTCCAGATCAAAATTTCTTTTTATCCTAACCCTTTCTGATGAAACCTTTGCTCTTGACACATCTATAAAACCACCATCAGATGTGAATAAGGCGGATTTTTTCCTTGCAATTGGAATTATTAATTACCTGGTTTGGGCCCTAGCTTCTTATATTGGCGCCCTTCTTGGAGGCCTAATTAGCTTTAATACAATGGGAATGGATTTTGTCCTTACAGCACTTTTCCTTGTGCTTTTGGTTGAGCAATATTTCTCAACTCCAAACCACAAACCGCTCAAATTAGGACTTGCCCTATCAATCATTGCCCTATTAATCTTTAAGCCAAATAATTTTATGATCCCAGCCCTACTATTAATCGCCCTTAGCCTCTATGGCCTAAGAAATAGAATCGAGGAAAAAAATGACTAA
- a CDS encoding branched-chain amino acid transporter permease — MTKILLCVLASSLTTFLIRSTPFFFFSRKELPDLVKYFGKYLPFALMPLLVVFALRNINLMVYPYGLPEIIASATVIILHAKFKKLFLSISFGTFIYMVLIQLVFV, encoded by the coding sequence ATGACTAAGATTTTACTATGCGTGCTTGCATCATCACTTACAACTTTTTTAATAAGGTCCACCCCATTTTTCTTTTTCTCTAGAAAAGAACTTCCTGACCTAGTTAAATACTTTGGAAAATACCTTCCTTTTGCCCTCATGCCACTCTTGGTGGTCTTTGCCCTCAGAAATATAAACCTAATGGTCTATCCCTATGGGCTTCCTGAAATAATAGCCAGCGCAACGGTTATTATCCTTCATGCAAAATTTAAAAAGCTATTTCTTTCAATTTCTTTTGGAACTTTTATATATATGGTCCTCATTCAATTAGTTTTTGTCTAA
- a CDS encoding phosphoenolpyruvate carboxykinase translates to MKKDISISNNKAVINFSKAFFNDTDDLLRSQGFFDVICSFVAYHKENQTRIYTYLEKFFRASDIEILAGEIRDITKILTVMSLDEISEKINKYHDLDKERDALIRIVEDIYDYWRKLERYSVIEQSDYDRGIEVENFLSSNINFKDLILDIYRKAEFSVTGKTPKVFRQVPAGANASIIVKNFEIDYPEDLQFLNEIPFITKVMIETPYITYTKSNKRDGFFEEVYENPIKGLDIDTDEFLCYPAKVGDNLVYIYFHHDLITHGISASNLFDLADEEEIQSKRPDAIYLFGGENSKDQNVFYENKNGLLIGYVNYTDKKDYFGYLKKMCLTLSNIISMKKSYLPIHGAGVNVVLQNGKSANVVILGDSGAGKSESIEAFRTLAKDYIKDMTVIFDDMGTFRLKDDKVMAYGTEIGAFVRLDDLDAGYAFKQIDRSIFMNPDKINARLIMPVADYSQIMAGYEVDFFLYANNYDKLKKGEDSISILDDEKEAIKIFKRGARFAKGTTTETGLVESYFANPFGPYQKQDTCDKLIETYFNKLYENNKKVGQIKTQLGVEGMETDGPLKSAKELFEIIKAL, encoded by the coding sequence ATGAAAAAAGATATAAGTATATCAAACAATAAGGCCGTGATTAACTTTTCAAAGGCCTTTTTTAATGACACAGATGACTTATTAAGGAGCCAAGGATTCTTTGATGTAATCTGCTCCTTTGTAGCCTACCACAAGGAAAACCAAACAAGAATCTATACCTACCTAGAAAAATTTTTTAGGGCAAGTGATATAGAAATCCTTGCAGGTGAGATTAGGGATATTACCAAAATCTTAACTGTAATGAGCCTTGATGAAATTTCCGAAAAAATCAACAAATACCACGACCTAGACAAGGAAAGAGATGCCCTAATAAGAATTGTTGAAGACATCTACGATTATTGGAGAAAACTTGAAAGATATTCCGTTATCGAGCAATCTGATTACGACAGGGGTATAGAAGTAGAAAACTTCCTTTCTTCAAACATCAACTTCAAGGACCTTATCCTTGATATATATAGAAAGGCAGAATTTTCTGTCACAGGCAAGACTCCAAAGGTCTTTAGGCAAGTACCAGCAGGAGCCAACGCTTCAATAATTGTCAAAAATTTTGAAATTGATTATCCAGAAGACCTACAGTTTTTAAATGAAATTCCATTTATAACCAAGGTAATGATTGAAACTCCTTATATAACCTACACCAAGTCCAACAAAAGGGATGGTTTCTTTGAGGAAGTTTACGAAAATCCAATAAAGGGTCTAGATATAGATACAGATGAATTTTTGTGTTATCCTGCAAAAGTAGGTGACAACCTAGTATATATCTACTTCCACCACGACCTAATCACCCACGGCATCTCTGCTTCAAACTTATTTGACCTAGCAGATGAGGAGGAAATCCAATCCAAGAGACCGGATGCAATTTACTTATTTGGTGGAGAAAATTCTAAGGACCAAAATGTTTTCTATGAAAATAAAAACGGCCTATTAATTGGCTATGTAAACTATACAGACAAGAAAGACTACTTTGGTTATCTAAAAAAGATGTGCCTAACTCTTTCAAATATCATATCAATGAAAAAATCCTACCTACCAATCCACGGAGCTGGTGTAAATGTAGTTTTACAAAATGGAAAATCAGCTAACGTTGTAATCCTAGGTGACTCTGGAGCTGGAAAGAGTGAATCTATCGAAGCTTTCAGAACACTCGCCAAAGACTACATCAAAGACATGACAGTAATCTTTGACGATATGGGAACATTTAGACTCAAAGACGACAAGGTAATGGCCTATGGTACTGAAATTGGTGCCTTTGTAAGGCTTGACGACCTAGATGCAGGCTATGCCTTTAAGCAAATAGACAGGTCCATCTTCATGAACCCTGATAAGATAAATGCAAGGCTAATCATGCCAGTTGCGGACTACAGCCAAATTATGGCAGGCTACGAAGTTGACTTCTTCCTCTATGCAAATAACTACGATAAGCTAAAGAAGGGTGAAGACTCAATTTCAATCCTAGATGACGAAAAAGAAGCAATAAAGATCTTTAAAAGAGGAGCTAGATTTGCCAAGGGTACAACTACAGAAACAGGCCTAGTAGAATCCTACTTTGCCAACCCATTTGGCCCTTATCAAAAGCAAGATACTTGCGATAAGCTAATCGAAACCTACTTTAACAAACTTTATGAAAACAATAAAAAAGTCGGCCAAATCAAAACCCAACTTGGAGTAGAGGGCATGGAAACAGACGGTCCACTAAAATCAGCCAAGGAACTTTTTGAAATAATCAAGGCCCTATAA
- a CDS encoding TFIIB-type zinc ribbon-containing protein encodes MVGERDNNENINIIKDTDQAKDGQVKCPKCGSTDISTNTKTGKLRCNFCRHEFDLDMAEADDEISSLEGSKSRSGAVDIDLEASDIITLKCESCGAEVVIDTATSTQARCHWCRNTLSINSKIANGAVPDVILPFSVTKNEAKEEIENFVGQRKTFAHPQFIKEFNAENICGVYFPYMLVDINGHMKLSGKGEILTNTRTVKDGDDEKTIYDADLYRVGRDFDISIDDLSIESSLDKLDYSSKEKTTNIINSIMPFDTENCVKYNANYLKGYTSEKRDTNVYDLKKITDVWGSDVARFAIKDTIEEYDRGVNWEEEEFIVKGDSWKASYLPVWLYSYMENKGDKHVLHYVAVNARTKETMGSVPINFKKLFMASVLVEVISFLIAIVLWFVAAFDIFDDTKFQDSRNFFWLLLVAGFIYYFNVYSKYRNQDARHSYEVENKHEVTNLISHDEFIRHEYGLKNSCIDGENSCEIKGDKIKFK; translated from the coding sequence ATGGTAGGCGAAAGAGATAATAATGAAAACATAAACATTATTAAAGATACAGACCAAGCAAAAGATGGCCAGGTTAAGTGTCCAAAGTGTGGGTCAACTGATATTTCTACAAATACCAAAACTGGCAAGCTTAGGTGCAATTTTTGTAGGCATGAATTTGACCTAGATATGGCAGAGGCAGATGATGAAATATCTAGCCTTGAAGGAAGCAAGTCCCGTAGTGGTGCAGTAGATATAGACCTAGAAGCTAGTGATATCATTACCCTAAAATGCGAAAGTTGTGGGGCTGAGGTAGTTATCGATACAGCAACTTCTACCCAAGCCAGGTGTCATTGGTGCAGAAATACACTTTCAATAAATTCTAAAATTGCTAACGGAGCTGTACCTGACGTAATTTTGCCATTTTCTGTGACTAAGAATGAAGCAAAAGAAGAGATTGAAAATTTTGTTGGTCAAAGAAAGACCTTTGCTCACCCACAATTTATTAAGGAATTTAATGCCGAAAATATATGTGGGGTATATTTTCCATATATGCTTGTTGATATAAACGGCCATATGAAACTTAGCGGCAAGGGAGAAATTTTAACCAATACTAGGACAGTAAAAGATGGTGATGATGAAAAAACCATTTATGATGCTGATCTTTACAGGGTAGGCAGGGACTTTGACATAAGCATTGATGATTTATCAATAGAATCAAGTTTGGATAAACTTGACTATTCTTCAAAGGAAAAGACAACAAATATCATAAATTCAATCATGCCTTTTGATACAGAAAATTGTGTCAAATACAATGCCAACTACCTTAAGGGCTATACATCCGAAAAGAGAGATACCAATGTATATGACCTTAAAAAAATTACAGACGTGTGGGGCTCAGATGTGGCTAGATTTGCCATCAAAGATACCATCGAAGAATATGACAGAGGAGTTAACTGGGAAGAAGAAGAATTTATTGTAAAAGGAGATTCTTGGAAGGCTTCCTATTTGCCGGTTTGGCTTTACTCCTATATGGAAAATAAGGGCGATAAACACGTTTTACACTATGTTGCAGTAAATGCAAGGACTAAGGAAACCATGGGATCAGTGCCTATAAATTTCAAAAAACTTTTTATGGCATCAGTCCTTGTGGAAGTTATAAGCTTCTTAATAGCCATTGTCCTATGGTTCGTTGCAGCTTTTGATATATTTGATGATACAAAGTTTCAAGATTCCAGAAACTTCTTCTGGTTACTCTTAGTTGCTGGCTTCATATATTATTTTAATGTCTACAGTAAATATAGGAACCAGGATGCAAGGCACTCCTATGAGGTTGAAAACAAACACGAAGTGACTAATCTTATAAGCCATGATGAATTTATAAGGCATGAATACGGCCTTAAAAACTCTTGTATTGATGGAGAAAATAGCTGTGAAATCAAGGGAGATAAGATCAAATTTAAGTAA
- a CDS encoding SPFH domain-containing protein gives MGFIKAFTGALGGTFADQWLDFYKPMPGISATAGIFPAQGQATNQGRGSNTSTSENIISNGSKIIVPEGTALITIEDGKITGIVAEPGGFIYSSDEANSKSIFAGDGIMGSLIQSTWEKIKFGGQPGAEQLAFYVNLKEIPNNRFGTQSEIYWDDAYFGTQVGAVTRGTYTIKIVDPLLFVKNFVPQKYLISDKEVFDFNDMDNGAVEQLFNEVVGSLSAAFSNYTNDPSRGNRMSKIQGDQIGFAKSLTQAVEDAYQWKTDRGLEIIKTAILAIEYDEDTKKLLSDVKKADALSGSRGNSFFQQSVARGMQGAGENGGGAGMAFMGMGMNAAGSMAVGLNQPEGANSYQPNFGVGQNIPNQNQQNQQTLNNAQVDPTEKLIQMKKLLDAGVISQEEFDKVKSDLLGF, from the coding sequence ATGGGATTTATAAAGGCATTTACAGGAGCGCTCGGAGGGACTTTTGCAGACCAATGGCTAGATTTTTATAAACCTATGCCAGGGATTTCTGCCACAGCAGGAATATTTCCAGCCCAAGGTCAAGCAACAAACCAAGGTAGAGGTTCAAACACAAGTACAAGTGAAAATATTATTTCTAATGGATCTAAAATAATTGTTCCAGAAGGCACAGCCCTAATCACTATCGAAGATGGTAAGATAACAGGCATAGTTGCTGAGCCAGGGGGCTTTATTTATTCAAGTGATGAGGCAAATTCTAAATCGATTTTTGCCGGTGATGGGATCATGGGATCTCTTATCCAGTCTACTTGGGAGAAAATTAAATTTGGTGGTCAGCCAGGAGCTGAACAACTTGCATTTTATGTTAACTTAAAGGAAATACCAAACAACCGCTTCGGCACCCAAAGTGAAATCTATTGGGATGATGCCTACTTTGGCACCCAAGTAGGGGCAGTAACCAGGGGAACTTACACAATAAAGATTGTTGATCCTCTATTATTTGTCAAAAACTTCGTCCCACAAAAATACCTAATCAGTGATAAAGAAGTTTTCGATTTTAACGATATGGATAATGGAGCTGTCGAACAGCTATTTAATGAAGTTGTAGGAAGTCTTTCTGCTGCATTTTCTAATTATACAAATGACCCATCCAGAGGAAATAGGATGAGCAAAATCCAAGGCGATCAGATTGGTTTTGCCAAATCCTTAACCCAGGCAGTAGAAGATGCCTACCAATGGAAGACCGATAGGGGCCTTGAAATAATAAAAACTGCTATCCTTGCTATCGAATATGACGAGGATACCAAGAAACTCCTATCCGATGTGAAAAAAGCGGATGCCCTTTCAGGAAGTCGTGGAAATTCTTTCTTCCAACAATCTGTTGCCAGGGGCATGCAAGGGGCAGGAGAAAATGGCGGTGGTGCAGGAATGGCCTTTATGGGCATGGGAATGAATGCTGCAGGATCTATGGCAGTTGGACTTAACCAGCCTGAGGGAGCAAATTCTTACCAACCTAATTTTGGAGTAGGACAAAATATTCCAAACCAAAATCAACAAAACCAACAAACGTTAAATAACGCACAAGTCGATCCAACAGAAAAATTAATTCAAATGAAAAAACTTTTAGATGCAGGAGTTATTAGCCAGGAAGAATTTGATAAGGTTAAATCTGATCTTTTAGGATTCTAA